One stretch of Pseudomonas fragi DNA includes these proteins:
- a CDS encoding sensor histidine kinase, translating to MSLPNPSKGWRSSSSRLLALYSFLFVAWSCILMGVLYYEVSDYLGNLARHSLMQRQHLFARFEGEQLDEALATSMTFDMRAVDAYGLFDEQHKPLSGPIQSIPQGLPLDGQIHALSSCIDSDDPNLPQDSCDAVATQTPDGRWLVLVRDNGSLFAVTRIILHALVWGLSLTIIPGIAGWHLLRRRPLQRIRAIQASAEAIVAGDLTYRLPLSNRRDELDMLAAIVNAMLDRIELLMHEVKGVCDNIAHDLRTPLTRLRAQLYRMRQQAVEGSAEALQLDEVIGETDTLMARFRGLLRISELEDHQRRSGFLQLDPLPLLQELYDFYLPLAEEGQVTLKLETPAALPGLTGDRALLFEALANLLSNSIKFTPPGGEVILRATDDNGSPRIEVLDTGPGIPEAERVAVFQRFYRVDDKHGGFGLGLSIVAAIVSLHGFSLEVNNRESGGAWLTLHCRQSLINPG from the coding sequence ATGTCATTGCCGAACCCCTCTAAGGGCTGGCGTTCTTCCAGCAGCCGGCTGCTGGCGCTGTACAGTTTTCTGTTTGTGGCCTGGAGCTGCATCCTGATGGGGGTGCTGTATTACGAAGTCTCGGATTACCTGGGCAACCTGGCCAGGCATTCGTTAATGCAGCGCCAGCACCTGTTTGCCCGCTTCGAAGGCGAACAACTGGATGAAGCACTGGCCACCAGCATGACGTTCGATATGCGTGCAGTGGATGCCTATGGCCTGTTCGATGAGCAACACAAGCCGCTGAGCGGGCCGATCCAGTCCATCCCTCAGGGCTTGCCGCTGGACGGCCAGATCCATGCCCTGAGCAGCTGTATCGACTCCGATGACCCCAACCTGCCGCAAGACAGCTGCGATGCCGTCGCCACGCAAACCCCTGATGGCCGCTGGCTGGTGCTGGTGCGCGACAACGGCTCGCTGTTTGCCGTCACGCGGATCATTTTGCATGCGCTGGTCTGGGGCCTGTCGCTGACCATCATTCCCGGCATTGCCGGCTGGCACTTGCTGCGCCGCCGCCCGTTGCAACGCATCCGGGCCATTCAGGCCAGTGCCGAAGCCATTGTTGCCGGCGACTTGACCTACCGCCTGCCGCTGTCCAACCGGCGCGACGAACTGGACATGCTGGCCGCCATCGTCAATGCCATGCTCGATCGCATCGAACTGCTGATGCACGAGGTCAAGGGCGTGTGTGACAACATTGCCCACGACCTGCGCACCCCGCTGACCCGCTTGCGCGCCCAGTTGTACCGGATGCGTCAGCAAGCCGTCGAAGGTTCAGCCGAAGCGTTGCAACTGGACGAAGTGATCGGCGAAACCGACACCCTGATGGCGCGCTTTCGCGGTTTGTTGCGCATCTCCGAGCTGGAAGATCACCAGCGTCGCTCAGGCTTCCTGCAACTCGACCCGCTGCCGCTGCTGCAGGAGCTGTACGATTTTTACCTGCCGCTGGCCGAAGAGGGCCAGGTGACGCTGAAGCTCGAAACGCCAGCCGCCCTGCCCGGCCTCACGGGCGACCGGGCCTTGTTGTTCGAAGCCCTGGCCAACCTGCTGAGCAATTCGATCAAGTTCACCCCGCCGGGTGGTGAGGTGATCCTGCGGGCCACCGACGACAACGGCAGCCCGCGCATCGAAGTGCTGGATACCGGCCCCGGCATCCCCGAGGCCGAGCGAGTGGCAGTGTTCCAGCGCTTTTATCGGGTCGACGACAAACACGGCGGCTTTGGCCTTGGCCTGTCCATCGTGGCGGCCATCGTCAGCCTGCACGGCTTCAGCCTGGAAGTGAACAACCGCGAAAGCGGCGGCGCCTGGCTGACCCTGCATTGTCGCCAGAGCCTGATCAATCCCGGTTAA
- a CDS encoding response regulator transcription factor yields the protein MTRILTIEDDAVTAKEIVAELTSHGLEVDWVANGREGLVRAVSGDYDLITLDRMLPELDGLAIVTTLRTIGVSTPILMISALSDVDERVRGLRAGGDDYLTKPFASDEMAARVEVLLRRKSPADKYETSLRVSDLELNLITREASRSEQQLSLLPTEYKLLEFLMRNTGQILSRMMIFEEVWGYHFDPGTNLIDVHIGRLRKKIDPPGQVPLIRTVRGSGYVIAEPL from the coding sequence ATGACCCGTATTTTGACCATTGAAGACGATGCCGTAACGGCGAAAGAAATCGTGGCTGAATTGACCAGCCACGGCCTTGAGGTTGATTGGGTAGCCAATGGCCGCGAAGGCCTGGTTCGCGCCGTGAGTGGCGACTACGACCTGATCACCCTCGACCGCATGCTCCCCGAGCTGGACGGCCTGGCGATTGTCACCACCTTGCGCACCATTGGCGTGAGCACACCGATCTTGATGATCAGCGCCCTCTCCGATGTCGATGAGCGTGTTCGCGGCCTGCGCGCCGGAGGTGATGATTACCTGACCAAGCCCTTTGCCAGCGATGAGATGGCAGCCCGCGTGGAAGTGTTGCTGCGGCGCAAAAGCCCGGCCGACAAGTACGAAACCTCACTGCGTGTCTCTGACCTCGAACTCAACCTGATTACCCGCGAAGCCAGCCGCAGCGAGCAACAGCTGAGCCTGCTGCCCACCGAGTACAAGTTGCTGGAATTCCTGATGCGCAACACCGGGCAGATTCTCTCGCGGATGATGATTTTCGAGGAAGTCTGGGGCTATCACTTCGACCCGGGCACCAACCTGATCGATGTGCACATCGGTCGCCTGCGCAAAAAAATCGATCCGCCGGGCCAGGTGCCTCTGATTCGCACTGTTCGAGGCTCGGGTTATGTCATTGCCGAACCCCTCTAA
- a CDS encoding MATE family efflux transporter produces the protein MQNPSQRPLWQIYLIFLAPMVLSNFLQSFSGTLNGIYVGQLLGTQALAAVSGMFPIVFFFIALVIGLGAGASVLIGQAWGARETALVKQITGATLTLGAAIGLVAAVLGSLLARPALQALGTPVDVLEEAVGYARVMMLIMPLLLVFILFTQILRGVSDTVSPLLALMVSTAVGLLLTPALILGWAGLPTLGIQSAAYAGLVGNVLAMLFLVLRLRHKNHVMAPDRELWAALRLNREILGKVLRIGLPTGVQMVVLSLSELVILALVNSHGSQATAAYGAVTQIVNYVQFPALSIAITASILGAQAIGAGRIERIGPILRTGLLINLCLTGALVVLGYVLSHWLLGLFITDVEARVRAEHLLHIMLWSVLVFGFQAVIGGIMRASGVVLVPMGITIFCVLCIELPAAYVLDAHYGLQGVWMAFPVTYVAMLVLQTAYYRLVWRHKQIQRLV, from the coding sequence ATGCAAAACCCCTCGCAACGGCCGCTGTGGCAGATCTACCTGATCTTCCTGGCGCCGATGGTCCTGTCCAATTTCCTGCAGAGCTTCTCCGGCACCCTCAACGGGATTTACGTTGGCCAGTTGCTGGGCACCCAGGCATTGGCTGCGGTGTCGGGGATGTTTCCCATCGTGTTCTTTTTTATCGCGCTGGTGATTGGCCTGGGAGCGGGGGCTTCAGTGTTGATCGGTCAGGCCTGGGGCGCGCGGGAAACCGCACTGGTCAAGCAGATTACCGGGGCAACCCTGACCCTTGGCGCGGCGATCGGCCTGGTCGCCGCGGTCCTCGGCAGCCTGCTGGCACGGCCTGCCTTGCAGGCGTTGGGCACCCCGGTTGACGTGCTGGAGGAGGCCGTCGGCTATGCCCGGGTGATGATGCTGATCATGCCGTTGCTGCTGGTCTTTATCCTGTTTACGCAGATTTTGCGCGGGGTCAGCGATACGGTTTCGCCGTTGCTGGCGCTGATGGTGTCTACGGCGGTGGGGTTGCTGCTGACCCCTGCACTGATCCTGGGCTGGGCTGGCCTGCCCACCCTGGGCATTCAAAGTGCGGCCTATGCGGGGCTGGTGGGTAACGTGCTGGCCATGCTGTTTCTGGTGTTGCGCCTGCGTCACAAGAATCATGTGATGGCCCCGGATCGTGAGCTGTGGGCTGCGCTGCGCCTCAACCGGGAGATCCTCGGCAAGGTGTTGCGCATTGGCTTGCCCACCGGGGTGCAGATGGTGGTGCTGTCGCTGTCGGAGCTGGTGATCCTGGCGCTGGTCAACAGCCACGGCTCCCAGGCCACCGCGGCTTATGGCGCGGTGACCCAGATCGTCAACTATGTGCAGTTTCCGGCGCTGTCGATTGCCATTACCGCTTCAATCCTCGGCGCCCAGGCCATTGGTGCCGGGCGCATCGAGCGCATCGGCCCGATCCTGCGCACCGGCTTGCTGATCAACCTGTGCCTGACCGGTGCCCTGGTGGTGCTCGGTTATGTGCTGTCGCACTGGTTGCTGGGCTTGTTTATCACCGATGTCGAGGCGCGGGTGCGGGCGGAGCATCTGCTGCATATCATGCTCTGGAGCGTGCTGGTATTTGGCTTCCAGGCGGTGATCGGCGGGATCATGCGCGCCAGTGGGGTGGTGCTGGTGCCCATGGGGATCACGATTTTCTGCGTGCTGTGTATCGAACTGCCGGCGGCTTATGTACTGGATGCTCACTATGGCCTGCAGGGCGTGTGGATGGCGTTTCCGGTGACTTATGTGGCCATGCTGGTGCTGCAGACTGCGTATTACCGGTTGGTATGGCGGCACAAGCAGATCCAGCGGCTGGTTTGA
- a CDS encoding WD40/YVTN/BNR-like repeat-containing protein has product MRSMIGYGVCLIVAVTIAFTFSPRHGADVASAQLRPDRLQINGMLYLDQRVVAVGERGNILLSDDQGLSWQPAAVKPQRDLTLTALVALQDKSLLAVGHDGWILRSEDEGANWSEVRYDGDVAEPLLGIWSAGGKRVLAFGSFGKFYQSEDDGRSWQAQPLEVDSAHLNGMDGGADGRRMVVGEQGLVLRSDDAGHSWQKLEPFYNGSLFGVVRLSPDRWVTYGMRGHVFVSQDFGRTWEPVKVGNQLPLYGHALLPNGGGLLIVGAGSSLVRLDGNGELVSATRLPGLGTLTSAVLIGSRRLLVGGERGVFQGADGGVAALGGARE; this is encoded by the coding sequence ATGCGCTCAATGATTGGCTATGGGGTGTGCCTGATCGTCGCTGTCACCATCGCGTTTACCTTCTCTCCCCGTCATGGCGCCGATGTCGCCTCAGCCCAGTTGCGCCCGGATCGCCTGCAGATCAATGGCATGCTGTATCTGGATCAACGTGTGGTGGCGGTCGGTGAGCGCGGCAATATTTTGCTCAGCGATGATCAGGGGCTGTCCTGGCAACCTGCTGCGGTCAAGCCGCAACGTGACCTGACCCTCACCGCGCTGGTGGCCTTGCAGGACAAGAGCTTGCTGGCAGTCGGTCATGATGGCTGGATCCTGCGCTCCGAAGATGAGGGCGCAAACTGGTCCGAGGTACGCTATGACGGTGATGTCGCCGAACCCTTGTTGGGTATCTGGAGTGCCGGTGGCAAGCGGGTGTTGGCCTTTGGCAGCTTCGGCAAGTTTTACCAGTCAGAAGACGATGGCCGCTCCTGGCAGGCCCAGCCGTTGGAGGTGGACAGCGCACACCTCAATGGTATGGACGGGGGTGCCGATGGCCGCCGCATGGTGGTCGGCGAGCAGGGGCTGGTGCTGCGCAGCGACGACGCCGGGCACAGCTGGCAGAAGCTGGAGCCTTTCTACAACGGTTCGCTGTTTGGCGTGGTGCGCCTGAGCCCTGATCGCTGGGTGACTTACGGCATGCGCGGCCATGTGTTTGTCAGCCAGGATTTTGGCCGCACCTGGGAGCCGGTGAAGGTGGGCAATCAGTTGCCGCTTTATGGTCACGCACTGTTGCCCAATGGCGGCGGTCTGCTGATTGTCGGTGCGGGCAGCTCGCTGGTGCGCCTGGACGGCAATGGCGAACTGGTCAGCGCCACTCGCCTGCCCGGTTTGGGTACGTTGACCTCGGCGGTCCTGATCGGCTCCCGGCGTTTACTGGTGGGCGGCGAGCGTGGTGTGTTCCAGGGTGCCGACGGCGGCGTTGCTGCACTGGGAGGTGCCCGTGAGTGA
- a CDS encoding efflux RND transporter permease subunit, whose product MVERVADLLMTWRKGLLALFVLLTLALGYSATHTQLDPGFNKQIPVRNAFMVNFLNFSQYFTGANRFLVSVKWKGEGDIYNPEYLDTLSKVTNDVFFINGVSRASVTSLFTANVRYIEITEDGFFGDVVVPPRFTGSADELSQVRNNVARSGQVGRLVANDLTSSMVRADLQDLDPQTGKSVSYAEVARQLEAIRAKYSNDDIEINIVGFAKLVGDVIEGLTTVIGFFVIAFVITALMLWLYSRSWRLTLVALAVALLPVVWLLGLLPLLGLGIDPMSILVPFLIFSIGVSHAVQMTNAWKQDVLAGSSSIEAARGAFCKIFIPGSLALLMNALGFGVIMLIDIPIVHELGVTACIGVMLMIITNKLMLPIILSYLKLEPGAMAQGLKVQGKHALWWRLSALAEPKPALAVFVLSLLLLGVGAWKARDLAVGDIGVGAPELRADSRYNQDNQKIINSYSIGLDVMSVFVQVKGIEEGCLAPQVMRAIESFDFQIRSVAGVQSVQSVAGMGKAVIAGNNEGNPRWSAIPGSERGLSQGSRAYMPDDGLVTESCQRMQILVFLTDHEGSTVSHVVDETQRIIAGLQGPNVEFLLAGGNVGVMAASNEAVKQAEVVMLAALFGSVALFCWLTFGSLRAVLCILVPLAIVAILCNALMATLGIGLKVATLPVMALGVGVGVDYGIYLYERIAHEMADGKDLRHAFYQAMCQRGTAAVFTALTMSIGVCTWAFAPLKFQADMGVLLSFMFLVNVLGAIFLLPALAAWFNLGRPLVKAQNAVAQVPAGHYPLKPSVAAKDSSNR is encoded by the coding sequence ATGGTCGAACGTGTTGCCGACCTGTTGATGACCTGGCGCAAGGGCTTGCTGGCGCTGTTTGTTTTATTGACCCTGGCCCTGGGCTACAGCGCCACGCACACCCAGCTGGACCCGGGCTTTAACAAGCAGATCCCGGTGCGCAACGCCTTTATGGTCAACTTTCTCAATTTCAGCCAGTACTTCACCGGCGCCAACCGCTTTCTGGTCAGTGTGAAGTGGAAGGGCGAGGGCGATATCTACAACCCCGAGTACCTCGACACCCTGAGCAAGGTCACCAATGACGTTTTCTTCATCAATGGCGTCAGCCGCGCCAGTGTGACGTCGCTGTTCACCGCCAATGTGCGCTATATCGAAATCACCGAAGACGGTTTTTTCGGCGACGTCGTGGTGCCGCCACGCTTTACCGGTTCGGCCGATGAGCTGTCCCAGGTGCGCAATAACGTCGCCCGCTCCGGGCAGGTCGGGCGCCTGGTGGCCAATGACCTGACCTCCTCGATGGTGCGTGCTGACTTGCAGGACCTCGATCCGCAAACCGGCAAGTCGGTGTCCTATGCCGAAGTGGCCAGGCAACTTGAGGCGATTCGCGCCAAGTACAGCAATGACGATATCGAGATCAATATCGTCGGCTTCGCCAAGCTGGTGGGGGATGTGATTGAAGGGCTGACCACCGTGATCGGCTTCTTTGTGATTGCCTTTGTGATCACCGCGCTGATGCTGTGGCTGTACTCGCGCTCTTGGCGCCTGACCCTGGTGGCCCTGGCGGTGGCCCTGCTGCCGGTGGTCTGGCTGCTGGGGCTGCTGCCGTTGCTGGGGCTGGGCATCGACCCGATGTCGATTCTGGTGCCGTTCTTGATCTTCTCCATCGGCGTGTCCCATGCGGTGCAGATGACCAACGCCTGGAAGCAGGATGTGCTTGCAGGCAGTTCTTCGATAGAAGCGGCCCGGGGCGCCTTTTGCAAGATTTTCATCCCCGGTTCTCTGGCGCTGCTGATGAACGCCCTGGGCTTCGGCGTGATCATGCTGATCGATATTCCCATCGTCCATGAACTGGGGGTGACCGCCTGCATCGGCGTGATGCTGATGATCATCACCAATAAGCTGATGCTGCCGATCATCCTTTCATACCTCAAGCTTGAGCCGGGCGCGATGGCACAGGGGCTCAAGGTGCAGGGCAAGCACGCTTTGTGGTGGCGGCTGTCGGCGCTGGCCGAGCCAAAGCCTGCGCTGGCGGTGTTTGTGCTCAGCCTGTTGCTGCTCGGTGTCGGTGCCTGGAAGGCCCGGGATCTGGCAGTGGGCGATATCGGCGTGGGTGCGCCGGAACTGCGCGCCGATTCGCGCTACAACCAGGACAACCAGAAGATCATCAACAGCTATTCCATCGGCCTGGATGTGATGTCGGTGTTCGTACAGGTCAAGGGTATCGAGGAAGGCTGCCTGGCGCCGCAAGTGATGCGTGCCATTGAGTCCTTCGACTTCCAGATCCGCAGCGTGGCCGGTGTGCAGTCGGTGCAGAGCGTGGCGGGCATGGGCAAAGCCGTGATTGCCGGCAATAACGAAGGCAACCCGCGCTGGTCGGCGATTCCGGGCTCCGAGCGCGGCCTGAGCCAGGGTTCGCGCGCTTACATGCCGGACGACGGGCTGGTGACCGAAAGTTGCCAGCGCATGCAGATCCTGGTGTTCCTCACCGATCACGAAGGCTCGACGGTGAGCCATGTGGTGGACGAAACCCAACGCATCATCGCCGGGTTGCAGGGGCCCAATGTGGAGTTCCTGCTGGCGGGGGGCAACGTGGGGGTGATGGCGGCGTCCAACGAGGCCGTCAAGCAGGCCGAGGTGGTGATGCTCGCGGCGCTGTTCGGCTCGGTGGCACTGTTCTGCTGGCTGACCTTTGGTTCATTGCGCGCGGTGCTGTGCATTCTGGTGCCGCTGGCGATTGTCGCCATCCTCTGCAATGCGCTGATGGCGACCCTGGGCATCGGCCTGAAGGTTGCGACCTTGCCGGTGATGGCGCTGGGTGTCGGGGTAGGGGTCGATTACGGGATTTATCTATATGAGCGCATTGCCCATGAGATGGCCGATGGCAAGGACCTGCGCCATGCCTTCTACCAGGCCATGTGCCAACGGGGTACGGCGGCGGTGTTTACCGCGTTGACCATGTCCATCGGCGTGTGTACCTGGGCCTTTGCTCCGTTGAAGTTCCAGGCCGACATGGGCGTGCTGCTGTCCTTCATGTTCCTGGTCAACGTGCTCGGCGCAATCTTCCTGCTGCCTGCACTGGCGGCCTGGTTCAATCTGGGGCGACCGCTGGTCAAAGCCCAGAATGCAGTCGCGCAGGTGCCTGCCGGGCATTACCCGCTCAAGCCGAGCGTCGCCGCCAAGGACTCGTCAAACCGCTGA